A DNA window from Halococcus salsus contains the following coding sequences:
- a CDS encoding thiamine pyrophosphate-dependent dehydrogenase E1 component subunit alpha, whose protein sequence is MVEWTEHEPPEGQYQVLDAEGALDGDPPAFEEDELVGMYRTMVATRTLEEKMLKMQQSGEASLVARSRGEEATPLGCAAALAPDDWVFYTYRQNPALLYWDYPMDNLIAGSIGAEPETIEEELGPVEAGVNFSPDYTPVGVNTTNAVGMAMADKFNDRDTVSMAFIGDGSTSEGAFHDAMNFAGVFEPPVVIVCQNNQWAISEPSHRQTGSETFAQKGEAYGVPHERVDGNDIFAVREKAEEAVERARNGDGPTFIECVTYRMEEHNTSDNPDVYRDPEEQREKWEDRDPLDRYETYLREEEILDDDLAEEIAAELDEEVSEAVEAARGVPDSEPERMFDHHLHGDSWAQAHQRTELEREQSGKNPFTDFTGEGFDE, encoded by the coding sequence ATGGTAGAATGGACGGAACACGAGCCGCCGGAGGGACAGTATCAGGTTCTCGACGCCGAGGGAGCGCTCGACGGCGACCCGCCCGCGTTCGAGGAGGACGAACTCGTGGGGATGTACCGCACGATGGTCGCCACGCGGACCCTGGAGGAGAAGATGTTGAAGATGCAACAGAGCGGTGAGGCGAGCCTCGTCGCGCGGTCGCGGGGTGAGGAAGCCACCCCGCTGGGCTGTGCCGCCGCGCTCGCGCCCGACGACTGGGTCTTCTACACCTATCGACAGAACCCCGCGCTGCTCTACTGGGACTACCCGATGGACAACCTCATCGCGGGCTCGATAGGGGCCGAGCCCGAAACTATTGAAGAAGAACTCGGCCCGGTCGAGGCGGGCGTGAACTTCTCGCCGGACTACACTCCGGTGGGGGTGAACACCACCAACGCGGTCGGGATGGCGATGGCCGATAAGTTCAACGACCGCGACACGGTCTCGATGGCGTTCATCGGCGACGGCTCCACCAGCGAGGGCGCGTTCCACGACGCGATGAATTTTGCAGGGGTTTTCGAGCCGCCGGTCGTGATCGTCTGTCAGAACAACCAGTGGGCGATCTCCGAACCCTCACATCGGCAAACCGGCTCGGAGACCTTCGCCCAGAAGGGCGAAGCCTACGGCGTGCCCCACGAGCGCGTCGACGGCAACGACATCTTCGCGGTTCGTGAAAAGGCCGAGGAGGCCGTCGAGCGGGCGCGAAACGGCGACGGCCCGACGTTCATCGAGTGCGTGACCTACCGGATGGAGGAGCACAACACCTCCGACAACCCGGACGTCTACCGGGATCCGGAGGAGCAACGCGAGAAGTGGGAGGACCGGGACCCGCTCGACCGGTACGAGACCTACCTCCGCGAGGAAGAGATCCTCGACGACGACCTGGCCGAGGAGATCGCGGCCGAGCTCGACGAGGAAGTCTCGGAGGCGGTCGAGGCCGCACGGGGTGTCCCCGATTCGGAGCCCGAGCGGATGTTCGACCACCACCTCCACGGCGACTC